One genomic segment of Ipomoea triloba cultivar NCNSP0323 chromosome 9, ASM357664v1 includes these proteins:
- the LOC116029048 gene encoding mitoferrin-like isoform X2 codes for MVSTTTTTTDNTQEFHQATEFLPENVSLSLPTHDGLEFWQFMVAGSIAGSVEHMAMFPVDTLKTRMQAVGSLASKAAAISLRQSLGSIMKVEGLAGLYRGIAAMGLGAGPAHAVYFSVYEVCKKSLSGGNPKNSTAHALSGVFATVASDAVITPMDVVKQRLQLKSSPYKGVMDCVKKVAMEEGIGAFYVSYRTTVVMNAPFTAVHFATYEAAKRGGMEVLPEIAGDEETLIVHATAGAAAGALAAAVTTPLDVVKTRLQCQLSDLSPCNLSSETILLLIQGKAA; via the exons ATGGTctccaccactaccaccaccacagACAACACTCAAGAATTCCACCAAGCTACAGAATTCCTCCCTGAAAACGTCTCCCTCTCATTGCCAACCCATGATGGACTAGAATTCTGGCAATTCATGGTTGCAGGTTCCATTGCTGGCTCTGTGGAGCACATGGCGATGTTTCCTGTAGACACCTTGAAGACCCGCATGCAGGCTGTTGGTTCTTTGGCATCCAAAGCTGCAGCTATATCTCTCAGGCAATCCCTTGGCTCAATCATGAAGGTAGAAGGACTAGCAGGACTCTATCGTGGGATTGCTGCAATGGGTCTGGGAGCTGGACCAGCTCATGCAGTGTATTTCTCTGTTTATGAAGTATGCAAGAAGTCTTTATCTGGAGGAAATCCAAAAAACTCAACAGCACATGCACTTTCTGGTGTTTTTGCTACTGTTGCCAGTGATGCAGTGATAACCCCAATGGATGTAGTAAAGCAGAGGCTGCAGTTAAAGAGTAGTCCATATAAAGGAGTGATGGATTGTGTGAAGAAAGTGGCGATGGAAGAAGGGATTGGGGCTTTTTATGTGAGTTATCGCACTACGGTGGTGATGAATGCACCTTTCACAGCTGTTCATTTCGCAACATATGAAGCTGCCAAGAGGGGTGGGATGGAAGTGTTGCCAGAAATTGCAGGCGATGAGGAGACTCTGATAGTGCATGCCACTGCTGGTGCTGCAGCAGGGGCTCTGGCTGCGGCTGTTACTACTCCTCTTGATGTTGTCAAGACTCGGTTGCAGTGCCAG TTGTCGGACTTGTCGCCATGTAACCTGTCAAGTGAAACTATTCTTCTTCTCATACAAGGGAAAGCAGCATAG
- the LOC116029048 gene encoding mitoferrin-like isoform X1, translated as MVSTTTTTTDNTQEFHQATEFLPENVSLSLPTHDGLEFWQFMVAGSIAGSVEHMAMFPVDTLKTRMQAVGSLASKAAAISLRQSLGSIMKVEGLAGLYRGIAAMGLGAGPAHAVYFSVYEVCKKSLSGGNPKNSTAHALSGVFATVASDAVITPMDVVKQRLQLKSSPYKGVMDCVKKVAMEEGIGAFYVSYRTTVVMNAPFTAVHFATYEAAKRGGMEVLPEIAGDEETLIVHATAGAAAGALAAAVTTPLDVVKTRLQCQGVCGCDRFSSGSIGDVIQAIVKKDGYGGLMRGWIPRILFHAPAAAICWSTYEAAKEFFQQLNDKNSSVD; from the exons ATGGTctccaccactaccaccaccacagACAACACTCAAGAATTCCACCAAGCTACAGAATTCCTCCCTGAAAACGTCTCCCTCTCATTGCCAACCCATGATGGACTAGAATTCTGGCAATTCATGGTTGCAGGTTCCATTGCTGGCTCTGTGGAGCACATGGCGATGTTTCCTGTAGACACCTTGAAGACCCGCATGCAGGCTGTTGGTTCTTTGGCATCCAAAGCTGCAGCTATATCTCTCAGGCAATCCCTTGGCTCAATCATGAAGGTAGAAGGACTAGCAGGACTCTATCGTGGGATTGCTGCAATGGGTCTGGGAGCTGGACCAGCTCATGCAGTGTATTTCTCTGTTTATGAAGTATGCAAGAAGTCTTTATCTGGAGGAAATCCAAAAAACTCAACAGCACATGCACTTTCTGGTGTTTTTGCTACTGTTGCCAGTGATGCAGTGATAACCCCAATGGATGTAGTAAAGCAGAGGCTGCAGTTAAAGAGTAGTCCATATAAAGGAGTGATGGATTGTGTGAAGAAAGTGGCGATGGAAGAAGGGATTGGGGCTTTTTATGTGAGTTATCGCACTACGGTGGTGATGAATGCACCTTTCACAGCTGTTCATTTCGCAACATATGAAGCTGCCAAGAGGGGTGGGATGGAAGTGTTGCCAGAAATTGCAGGCGATGAGGAGACTCTGATAGTGCATGCCACTGCTGGTGCTGCAGCAGGGGCTCTGGCTGCGGCTGTTACTACTCCTCTTGATGTTGTCAAGACTCGGTTGCAGTGCCAG GGTGTATGCGGATGTGATCGATTTTCAAGTGGCTCAATTGGCGACGTGATTCAAGCAATAGTGAAGAAGGATGGGTATGGAGGACTAATGAGGGGTTGGATTCCCAGAATCCTGTTCCATGCCCCTGCTGCTGCAATCTGCTGGTCTACATATGAAGCAGCAAAAGAGTTTTTCCAGCAGCTCAATGATAAGAATAGTTCAGTAGACTGA
- the LOC116030635 gene encoding uncharacterized protein At5g01610-like has product MDSIMGKVGSYWVGQKASSDLNSVGNDINSVSNSIEGGAKWLVNKIKGSVQKPLPELLKDYELPIGIFPRDATNYEFDEETRKLTVNIPSICEVGYKDSSVLRFNTTVTGCLDKGKLSDIDGIKTKVMIWVKVSAISCDNSKLHFSVGMKKTRNKDAYEYNKDGVRVEKF; this is encoded by the exons ATGGATTCGATAATGGGCAAGGTGGGGTCTTACTGGGTAGGCCAGAAAGCCAGCAGCGATCTCAATTCCGTCGGCAATGATATCAAC TCTGTGTCAAACAGCATAGAAGGAGGAGCCAAATGGTTGGTTAACAAAATTAAAG GATCGGTACAAAAGCCACTACCAGAGCTGCTTAAGGACTATGAATTGCCAATAGGTATTTTCCCTCGTGACGCCACAAACTATGAATTTGATGAAGAGACACGGAAGCTGACTGTCAATATACCGTCCATATGTGAAGTGGGCTACAAGGATTCATCTGTTTTGCGATTTAATACTACCGTAACTGGGTGTCTTGACAAGGGAAAGCTAAGTGACATTGACGGGATTAAAACAAAGGTGATGATTTGGGTCAAAGTGTCTGCAATTTCGTGTGATAACTCAAAACTCCATTTCTCAGTTGGCATGAAGAAAACCAGAAATAAAGATGCTTATGAGTATAACAAAGATGGAGTAAGAGTAGAAAAGTTCTAG
- the LOC116029048 gene encoding mitoferrin-like isoform X3 gives MAMFPVDTLKTRMQAVGSLASKAAAISLRQSLGSIMKVEGLAGLYRGIAAMGLGAGPAHAVYFSVYEVCKKSLSGGNPKNSTAHALSGVFATVASDAVITPMDVVKQRLQLKSSPYKGVMDCVKKVAMEEGIGAFYVSYRTTVVMNAPFTAVHFATYEAAKRGGMEVLPEIAGDEETLIVHATAGAAAGALAAAVTTPLDVVKTRLQCQGVCGCDRFSSGSIGDVIQAIVKKDGYGGLMRGWIPRILFHAPAAAICWSTYEAAKEFFQQLNDKNSSVD, from the exons ATGGCGATGTTTCCTGTAGACACCTTGAAGACCCGCATGCAGGCTGTTGGTTCTTTGGCATCCAAAGCTGCAGCTATATCTCTCAGGCAATCCCTTGGCTCAATCATGAAGGTAGAAGGACTAGCAGGACTCTATCGTGGGATTGCTGCAATGGGTCTGGGAGCTGGACCAGCTCATGCAGTGTATTTCTCTGTTTATGAAGTATGCAAGAAGTCTTTATCTGGAGGAAATCCAAAAAACTCAACAGCACATGCACTTTCTGGTGTTTTTGCTACTGTTGCCAGTGATGCAGTGATAACCCCAATGGATGTAGTAAAGCAGAGGCTGCAGTTAAAGAGTAGTCCATATAAAGGAGTGATGGATTGTGTGAAGAAAGTGGCGATGGAAGAAGGGATTGGGGCTTTTTATGTGAGTTATCGCACTACGGTGGTGATGAATGCACCTTTCACAGCTGTTCATTTCGCAACATATGAAGCTGCCAAGAGGGGTGGGATGGAAGTGTTGCCAGAAATTGCAGGCGATGAGGAGACTCTGATAGTGCATGCCACTGCTGGTGCTGCAGCAGGGGCTCTGGCTGCGGCTGTTACTACTCCTCTTGATGTTGTCAAGACTCGGTTGCAGTGCCAG GGTGTATGCGGATGTGATCGATTTTCAAGTGGCTCAATTGGCGACGTGATTCAAGCAATAGTGAAGAAGGATGGGTATGGAGGACTAATGAGGGGTTGGATTCCCAGAATCCTGTTCCATGCCCCTGCTGCTGCAATCTGCTGGTCTACATATGAAGCAGCAAAAGAGTTTTTCCAGCAGCTCAATGATAAGAATAGTTCAGTAGACTGA